The DNA sequence CCCAATTGAACCAGAATAATTATAAGTTTCTCCAGGAAATTTCTCTCCTTCGTCTCAGTAAATTGAAAAAATTTGCCCTGAATGTAGGTACTTTGTTAATTGTTCTTTACTTAACACAAATCTTCCTTCTCCATTAGAAATGGGAACGTCGTTAATAGTATGAAGATTTTCATAACGTAATCAGGGAGAAGCGTTGGAAATGACTCTCGTTGTAACAATCGATGAGGCGTGGCGGCCTATAGTATTGTAAGTTAATGTTGGACTATCACTTTTTTTCATAAAATTTCCTTGAGGTAATAACCCCGCTTCGACTAAGGCTTGAAAACCATTACAAATACCTATAATTAGTTTTTTAGCTTTTAAATGCTCATGAATAACTTTTGCAATTTTTGGAAGACGTAAAATATTAGCAATAAATTTTCCACTACCATCTGGTTCATCTGCTGCACTAAATCCACCTGGAATAGCAAAAATGTCGCATTTTGCAATTTTTTTTGCTAACTCATCAATTGATTTTTCAATGCTTTTTCGATTAAGATTGGTAAAAATAAATAATTCAGTTTTAGCTCCTTCATTTTCAAAGGCTTTTTGTAAATCATATTCGCAATTTGTTCCCGGAAAAATTGGAATAAGAACATGACATTTCTTTTTATTAAGAGGGTCAACATCTTTGATATTATAGTACATTGGTTTTTTAACTTGTTCAATTTGATTTGGTCATGCTGAATAAATTTTTAAATATTCTTTTATTTGTGGAAGTTCTGGAGCATTTTTCATATCTAAAACAAGTTTGTTATCAATTATCACAATTGACGAGTGAATTGTATTTCCGATATGTCTTAAAAGCGGGTGGTCAACCTCTACTGAACTTTCAATAATAAATGAACCTGGTTGAACTTGATTTAAATCTTCTGAAAATAAATTTAGACCCAGCATATTCCCGATTGCTGCACTCATTAATGTTTCGTAAATTCTACGATTTGAATTAACTATAATTGAGTTAACATTTTCATCTTTTAAAAGAACTCCGATTAATTCATAAATTTCCTTTAATTTGTCATAGTCTGGAATTTTTAAATTATCTAATGGTAATTTAATAAAATAAATAAAACTATCGCTTTGTACAAAATGCGATGGTTTCACTTTCACTAATTCTTCGACAGTGAAACCAAAACTAATAATCGTTGGTACTACGTCAATTTTCTCAAAAGAACCTGACATCGAATCTTTCCCACCAATTGATGCCAAATTCAGAGCTTTCATTGATTTATATGCTCCAAGTAGTGCTAAAAATGGCTGAGCTCATTTTTCTGGTGATGTTAATCGGCAAAAATATTCCTGAAAACTGAATCTAATTTTTTGATATTTACCACCTCTTGCAACGATTTTGGAAACTGATTCAATAACTGAAAAAATTCCTGCGTGATATGATGAGTGATTAGCAATTGCTGGGGAAAAACCTACCCCAACAATTGCTTTAAAATTATGCTCTTCATTATCCAAAGGAATTTTGGCAACTAATGTATTTGTTTTTGACAGTAAATGTTTCCCAGCATATGGACTCATAACTGTTGTTCGCCCAATTGAACTATCGAAATATTCAATCATTCCTTTTTGAACACAAAGATTTAAATCTTTATTCATCTCACTACCATCTCAAACATCTGCGCAGTCGACTATATTTGGCACGCCCAAACCACAAATTTTAACTTGTGTTGTTTTTTTTGCTCCGTTAGTTTTTAAAAAACTACGATCAATATTCACAATGATGTCATTTTTATATTTTGCTACTAGTTTTTCATCAGCGGTAACTTTACCAACAACATATGCTTCCAAATTTTCTTTGTTACAAATATTAATAAATTTCTTAACATTTTCTGGATCAACTACAACAGCCATTCTCTCTTGCGACTCGCTAAAAAGTATTTGATAAGGATTAATTCCTTTATATTTGATTAAAAATTTATCTAGGTAAATTTCAACACCATCGCTAATTTCGCCAATGGCAACACTAGCCCCACCAGCGCCAAAATCATTACATTTTTTGATTAATTGCGAAAATTTATAATTTTTACGAAATAATCTTTGCATATTTCGTTGAATAATTGCATTACCTTTTTGGACTTCACTTGCAATGTTTTTTGATAAATCTTTTTTATGACTCTTACTACTTCCACTAGCTCCACCAATGCCATCTATACCAGTTCTTCCTCCAAATAATATAATTACATCGCCAGGTTGTGGTTCTTTTTTATTTAAATTATTTTCTGGTGCTACCCCTAAAACTGCTCCACACTCTAGATGTTTAGCGACATAACTTGGATCATAAAATTCTTCAACAAGTAAACACGGCATTCCGATTTGATTTCCATATGAACTAAAACCGCGTGTTGCTTGTTTTGAAATTTTTCGTTGTGGTAATTTTCCTTCTAAAGTATTTTCCACTTTTTCTAAAATATTCCCGCAACCAGAAATTCTTATGCCGGCAAATGCATATGCACGATTTGCCAAAATATCACGAATTGCTCCTCCTAAACAAGTTGACGCTCCACCGAATGGTTCAATTTCAGTTGGATGATTATGAGTTTCGTTTTTAAAATTAAAATAGTAATTTTTTTTGTTTGCCTCGAATTTTATCGAACACGCATTAATTTCATCTGATTCTTCTAAATCATTTAAATTTCCACGATATTTCTCTAAGCGAGCATTAATAGTAGCCATTTCCATTAAAGTTAATGGTTTTTTGTCCAATTTTAGCATTTTTCTTGTAGCATTATAGTCAGTAATTGTATTTTTTATTTCTTCATCGATAACGTCATAACAAATTAATTCAACATCCGTAATCTCAGTTGAAAAGGTAGTATGACGGCAATGATCACTTCAATATATATCAAATAAAGTTAATTCACTAAAATTAGGATTTCGATCAATTGATTTAAAATATTTTTGAATCTCTACTAAATCATCTTTATCAAGCGATAATCCCAACTCTATAACAAGTTCATTAAGTTCATTAATTGATAGCAAGTTAAAATTGCTAACTTCTTTGTTTTCAAAAGGTGTAATTGTAAATTCTGGTTTTTCAAATATAAATAATTCTTTTAATCTAGATTCAATAGGGTTAATAATATAATTGGAAATCTTATTAAATTCATTGTCACTCAATTTCTCGTTAAAAACCAATAAAGTTCCTGTGAAAATTTCAATATCCTTGTTTGGAAAATTTAATTTACAAATTTTTTCAGCGTTATCTTTTCGGATATCAAATTGTAAAGGAAGTGGCTCATAAGATAGAAATTTTTGATCTTTTAAATCAATATCTGTAATGAAGGAATCTGTGTTTACCTTTGCAAGTATATTTTCCATAATAAAATTTTCTTCATCTTTAGTAGCGTTAAAAATATCGTATACATTATAATATTCGATTGATTCGAGAGTTTCAATATTTAAGTCATTTTGGAATTCAGAGAAAAGCGACTTTTCTTCCATATTAAAACCATTTTTTCGTTTTACAAAATATCTCATATTACCCCTCTTTATCTAAAATTGATTTAATTTTATCAATTATTTCAACTTCGCTTTCAAGAATATTAATGTGTGCCATTTTGCGATTATATTTCGTTTCTTCTTTGAAATAATCAACAAAATCTAAATTTCTATTTAGTGGATAATTTTCCATTAGTTGCTTAATTTTTACATAATGTTGACCAAGCACATTGAACATAACAGCCTTGTGTTCAAAGACCTGTTTAGGTAGAGATTTATTTAATAAGATGTATGAAATAAAATCGAATTGAGAATATCGCATTGATAGCATTGTGTGATGACCAGAGTTATGCACTCTTGGAGCCAATTCATTTGCGATTAAATTTCCTTTTTTATCCAAGAAAAATTCAATCGATAGTATGCCAGAATTAGGTAATTTGTTGGTAATTTTCTTAAAATAATTTTTCAATTTATTATTAACTACTTCATCTAAAAATGGTTTTGAGGAATATAGAATTCCATTTTTATGAGTATTTTCATTTATAGCACAAATTTGTATCTTTTGGTTGTAATAAACACCTATTACCGATATTTCCTTAACA is a window from the Mycoplasma sp. (ex Biomphalaria glabrata) genome containing:
- a CDS encoding phosphoribosylformylglycinamidine synthase, with protein sequence MRYFVKRKNGFNMEEKSLFSEFQNDLNIETLESIEYYNVYDIFNATKDEENFIMENILAKVNTDSFITDIDLKDQKFLSYEPLPLQFDIRKDNAEKICKLNFPNKDIEIFTGTLLVFNEKLSDNEFNKISNYIINPIESRLKELFIFEKPEFTITPFENKEVSNFNLLSINELNELVIELGLSLDKDDLVEIQKYFKSIDRNPNFSELTLFDIYWSDHCRHTTFSTEITDVELICYDVIDEEIKNTITDYNATRKMLKLDKKPLTLMEMATINARLEKYRGNLNDLEESDEINACSIKFEANKKNYYFNFKNETHNHPTEIEPFGGASTCLGGAIRDILANRAYAFAGIRISGCGNILEKVENTLEGKLPQRKISKQATRGFSSYGNQIGMPCLLVEEFYDPSYVAKHLECGAVLGVAPENNLNKKEPQPGDVIILFGGRTGIDGIGGASGSSKSHKKDLSKNIASEVQKGNAIIQRNMQRLFRKNYKFSQLIKKCNDFGAGGASVAIGEISDGVEIYLDKFLIKYKGINPYQILFSESQERMAVVVDPENVKKFINICNKENLEAYVVGKVTADEKLVAKYKNDIIVNIDRSFLKTNGAKKTTQVKICGLGVPNIVDCADVWDGSEMNKDLNLCVQKGMIEYFDSSIGRTTVMSPYAGKHLLSKTNTLVAKIPLDNEEHNFKAIVGVGFSPAIANHSSYHAGIFSVIESVSKIVARGGKYQKIRFSFQEYFCRLTSPEKWAQPFLALLGAYKSMKALNLASIGGKDSMSGSFEKIDVVPTIISFGFTVEELVKVKPSHFVQSDSFIYFIKLPLDNLKIPDYDKLKEIYELIGVLLKDENVNSIIVNSNRRIYETLMSAAIGNMLGLNLFSEDLNQVQPGSFIIESSVEVDHPLLRHIGNTIHSSIVIIDNKLVLDMKNAPELPQIKEYLKIYSAWPNQIEQVKKPMYYNIKDVDPLNKKKCHVLIPIFPGTNCEYDLQKAFENEGAKTELFIFTNLNRKSIEKSIDELAKKIAKCDIFAIPGGFSAADEPDGSGKFIANILRLPKIAKVIHEHLKAKKLIIGICNGFQALVEAGLLPQGNFMKKSDSPTLTYNTIGRHASSIVTTRVISNASPWLRYENLHTINDVPISNGEGRFVLSKEQLTKYLHSGQIFSIYWDEGEKFPGETYNYSGSIGAIEGIVSSDGLILGRMGHPERIASDLFQNLSINTPTNVFKNGVKYIVGYKKSTKRGKH
- a CDS encoding ATP-grasp domain-containing protein; the encoded protein is MKRVGIIGGGQLAMLMTLSLKYLDNKTHVIILDPNKKCSASFYADEIIVGQYGDEKKLSELFSKSDIVSYEFENIPINSLEIINQKNPKCLQTTTPLMISQNRILEKNLFRNLNIKTAGFHIINNSTNLKIYLNMTSYPCILKTTQLGYDGKGQVVIKNKDDINAIEKAIKLVETSECILEEFVDYVKEISVIGVYYNQKIQICAINENTHKNGILYSSKPFLDEVVNNKLKNYFKKITNKLPNSGILSIEFFLDKKGNLIANELAPRVHNSGHHTMLSMRYSQFDFISYILLNKSLPKQVFEHKAVMFNVLGQHYVKIKQLMENYPLNRNLDFVDYFKEETKYNRKMAHINILESEVEIIDKIKSILDKEG